A window of Rhizobium sp. BT04 contains these coding sequences:
- a CDS encoding type II toxin-antitoxin system RelE/ParE family toxin — MLQVVFSPAAIRDLERLREFLRLKNPSAAKRAAETILNGLRVLGAHPHIGRLIEDLPEQYRELLIDFGDSGYVARYRIDGAILTILAVRHQKEAGF, encoded by the coding sequence ATGCTACAAGTAGTCTTCTCCCCCGCCGCAATCCGCGACCTTGAGCGGCTCCGGGAGTTCTTACGGCTGAAAAACCCATCGGCCGCGAAGCGAGCAGCCGAAACTATCCTCAACGGCTTGAGAGTCCTCGGCGCACATCCCCATATTGGACGCCTCATCGAGGACTTGCCTGAGCAATACCGGGAGTTGCTCATCGATTTTGGAGATAGTGGATACGTCGCCCGTTATCGTATTGATGGCGCCATTTTGACGATCCTCGCCGTACGGCATCAGAAGGAAGCAGGGTTCTGA
- a CDS encoding LacI family DNA-binding transcriptional regulator, whose amino-acid sequence MNKNKDVAGEDQSGALMADVARLAGVAISTVSRALANPGRVNEKTRAKINAAARQLGYTPNAMARGLRVGKSNIIMIILPGSLYYGASQVIPQVLQSINKSLIQGGYNLMIANLDRDETSERHILDLAFGGSVRGAIILSSKLPEVDGRSLANSGLPIVSMLLDMSDAGLQSVVTNDREAVRDVAAELIRLGHRRFFYLAGPEGNYHDVERYGGVLEALEAAGLSEDSVHRSGGHLDYQHGFDIGVQAAEDFAELTEKPTAVIATSDDMAISFVSRIQRTGLSIPGDVSVVSFDGSPVCEFCSPPLSTIKQPVEEMGRAAVDLLLDAIGQRQNTAAVRTVIRSSLILRESIAAPKN is encoded by the coding sequence GTGAACAAAAACAAGGATGTGGCGGGAGAGGATCAGTCAGGCGCCTTGATGGCCGACGTCGCGCGGCTCGCCGGTGTGGCGATATCGACAGTCAGCCGGGCGCTTGCCAATCCCGGACGGGTCAACGAGAAGACGCGCGCCAAGATCAATGCCGCGGCGAGGCAACTGGGCTACACCCCCAACGCGATGGCGCGCGGTCTCAGGGTCGGCAAATCCAACATCATCATGATCATTCTGCCGGGATCGCTCTACTATGGAGCTTCCCAGGTCATTCCGCAGGTGCTGCAGAGTATCAACAAGTCGCTGATCCAGGGCGGCTACAACCTGATGATCGCCAACCTCGATCGCGACGAGACTTCCGAACGACATATTCTCGACCTCGCTTTCGGCGGCAGCGTGCGTGGAGCCATCATCCTGTCGTCGAAGCTTCCGGAGGTTGACGGGCGTTCGCTGGCCAATTCCGGTCTGCCGATCGTGTCGATGCTGCTCGACATGAGCGATGCCGGCCTGCAGAGCGTCGTTACGAACGACCGCGAAGCCGTGCGCGACGTCGCGGCCGAACTGATCCGATTGGGTCATCGACGGTTCTTCTATCTTGCAGGGCCCGAAGGCAATTATCACGATGTCGAGCGTTACGGCGGCGTGCTCGAGGCGCTCGAGGCGGCAGGATTGTCCGAGGACTCGGTGCATCGCTCGGGTGGCCATCTCGATTATCAGCACGGCTTCGACATTGGTGTCCAGGCGGCGGAAGATTTCGCCGAGTTGACTGAGAAACCGACAGCAGTCATCGCGACCAGCGACGACATGGCCATTTCTTTTGTCAGCCGTATCCAGCGAACGGGCCTAAGCATTCCCGGTGACGTGTCCGTCGTCTCCTTCGACGGCTCCCCCGTCTGCGAATTCTGCTCTCCGCCGCTCTCGACGATCAAGCAGCCGGTGGAAGAGATGGGGCGCGCGGCGGTGGATCTCCTGCTCGACGCCATTGGCCAGAGGCAGAATACGGCGGCGGTTCGCACCGTCATCCGCAGCAGCCTGATCTTGCGGGAGAGCATCGCTGCTCCGAAGAATTGA
- a CDS encoding sugar phosphate isomerase/epimerase: MATGDRLRFGVDLVTLFHPGFWGVDSHDAIIDHARAEPRAFWDKILDSVQASGVTGVELTFSPFNWQDAIKTYGSIDAFAAELARRGLTLCSGFFAELEAAGDFAEPEAQRALIDKAERYADFLKACGSDIMVIGAPLRQTLGAQPVQFHDFDRAKVIADFLNRLGATLYARGVRLALHTEAHSIFAAARDVDLMMMLTDPAYVHMCPDTAHIIVAGSDPVQLVDRHHERMIIAHWKDAIGPMPADTPIDKHIHERHQPYFCGFGLGRVDWPAWIRLLRDRAYEGWAILELDAAPDPVRDIANGLTLVRQALLPIYR, from the coding sequence ATGGCCACCGGCGACAGGCTGCGCTTCGGCGTCGATCTCGTGACACTCTTCCATCCCGGCTTCTGGGGCGTCGACAGCCATGATGCGATCATCGATCATGCACGCGCCGAGCCGCGCGCCTTCTGGGACAAGATCCTCGACAGCGTCCAGGCCTCGGGCGTTACCGGCGTCGAACTGACCTTCTCTCCCTTCAACTGGCAGGACGCCATCAAGACCTATGGTTCCATCGACGCCTTCGCCGCCGAACTGGCAAGACGCGGCCTGACGCTGTGCAGCGGTTTCTTCGCGGAGCTGGAGGCGGCGGGCGATTTCGCCGAGCCCGAGGCCCAGCGCGCGCTGATCGACAAGGCGGAGCGTTATGCCGACTTCCTGAAAGCCTGCGGCAGCGACATCATGGTGATCGGCGCTCCGCTTCGCCAGACGCTCGGCGCCCAGCCGGTGCAGTTCCATGACTTCGATCGTGCCAAGGTGATTGCCGATTTTCTGAACCGGCTCGGCGCGACCCTCTATGCCAGGGGCGTGCGGCTTGCGCTGCACACCGAGGCGCACTCGATCTTTGCCGCCGCGCGCGACGTCGATCTGATGATGATGCTCACCGATCCGGCCTATGTGCACATGTGCCCGGACACCGCTCACATCATCGTTGCCGGCTCCGATCCCGTCCAGCTCGTCGATCGCCATCACGAGCGTATGATCATCGCCCACTGGAAGGATGCGATCGGCCCGATGCCCGCCGACACGCCGATCGACAAGCACATCCACGAACGCCACCAGCCCTATTTCTGCGGCTTCGGCCTCGGGCGGGTCGACTGGCCGGCCTGGATCCGGCTGCTGCGCGACCGGGCCTATGAAGGCTGGGCGATCCTCGAACTCGATGCCGCGCCGGATCCCGTCCGCGACATCGCCAACGGGCTCACGCTCGTCCGGCAGGCGCTCCTGCCGATCTATCGCTGA
- a CDS encoding CopG family ribbon-helix-helix protein, translating to MASPTSLKLDDELKGRVQQLAEARRRSSHWIMREAIAQYVEREEKREALRQETLDAWNEFKATGLHVTGAEVEKWLSTWGTDEELSAPECYK from the coding sequence ATGGCATCGCCAACCTCGCTCAAGCTCGATGATGAGCTAAAGGGCCGCGTTCAGCAACTGGCCGAAGCTCGCCGCCGCTCGTCCCACTGGATCATGCGTGAAGCTATCGCGCAATATGTTGAGCGCGAAGAGAAGCGCGAGGCACTGCGGCAGGAGACGCTTGACGCCTGGAATGAATTTAAAGCGACGGGACTGCATGTCACGGGCGCCGAGGTCGAAAAATGGCTTTCGACTTGGGGAACTGACGAGGAATTGTCCGCACCCGAATGCTACAAGTAG